In the Anolis sagrei isolate rAnoSag1 chromosome 1, rAnoSag1.mat, whole genome shotgun sequence genome, TGGAATGCCTGAGGATCAGCTAAAATCCCCAGTGGGTCATTCTGCTAATACTACTCCCAAGCTGAATTATTACAATGCCGGACGCTTTAACAATGGATCAAGGGCTTCTGCACCAAATGTGCCCTCTGGGTTATCTAAACCAAAGATCACTTCTCCAGAAAAATCACATAGAGTGACTTCACCATCAAGTGGTTATTCTAGCCAATCCAACACACCCACTGCACTTACACCAGTGCCTGTCATTCTGAAATCTGGGTCAACGGGAAATGGGAAGCCCAAGATGAAGCCTAAAGTGCCTGAAAGGAAGTCATCCCTCTTGTCTTCAGTTTCAgtatcttcctcctccacctcactTTCTTCCAATACATCTGCTGAAGGTTGTGTGAACGCGAAGAAAACTGATCCTGACCTGAACTTCCCTCTTGTTACGCCTTCTTCTCTAATGTCTCCTTTCTCTGCTGATAATCTTCCTCCCCCACCACTTCCATCAATGGATGGAATGGATCTACCTACTCCACCTGGATCTCCCAGTTTCCCACCACCTCCACCAGAAGCCATTATAAATGCAACATTTCCTCAGAATGTTACATTGTTTAATTGTCAAGATACCTCAATGGGCCATTTCTTTCCCCCATCACCCCCTCCTTTTTCATCTCCTTTCCCATCTTCATTTGCTCCATCATCACTCCACTTGGACCCAAAACTCACAAAAGAGGAATATAAACACACACCCTGTACTTTCAAAAAATATAATCAGGAAGGTTCTTGTTACAGTACAATAAAGCAACCGTTGAATAAGGACGACATCACTAGATCCACAGTACCTCTAGTAACTACCCAAGCACTGCAAATGGTGCAGTTGAGATCTGTGAAGAAAGCTGCGATGTCAGAGGATGAGCAGTCAATTGAAGCTGTATCCAGAACCAAGTCTCAGGAAATATTGACTGAAGTTCAATCACCTTTAAAACCATGTGTGTCAGTTGGATACAGTGACAGTCTAGATGTGAGTGAAGTGAATCCCCATGGAGTTTTTGACAAAAACTTTGTTTACAACCCTAGCCAGATATCTTACCCAGGGCTCATTGGTAGCTATCCTGAACATATTGGTGGGGAAATGCCTGAAAATGCAGCCAACCCAGCTAATTTTTTTGCCAGCAACCTACTGCCAGCCAGCACTGAAGAAGGACCAGTGCAGAACCAAGGTTCCCACTGTGATCTTCCAAGTCCGTCACTTCAGGGACAGTCAGGATCGTTCAACAAGCCTCCGGGTGTGTCGCCAAACAAGAAGCCACCACCTGTTTCAAAGAAACCCAAACTGTTCCTGATAGTGCCACCCCCACAGTCTGATGTTATAGCAGAAAAAATAGCTGAAGTGGGTGAAACAGGCAGAAGCGTTCTGAGGGATGCTGCCTTTGCACAGTCTAGTGAGGCTAGGGATTATCCTACAGATGGACTTTGTTCCTACGAAATGGACTCAGGCCACCTTGTTCCAGAAGGAGGAGCTGTGGGTCCCCCCTCCTCTGAGACACTGGAAACCAATGGCTTGACACTGAAGTCCAGGCAGGAGGAGCAGCCTTGCGAAGGAATCCGTTCTGACAGAAATGGAGACGGTGTCTCTAGAACAGACAGGCAGCTATCTAAAGAAGAGGAAAGTGGTAAGTCTATTTTTAGTTTTGTTCTCTCTCTTCATCCAAGGGTGAGGCAAACTTGGGATGTGATGTGTCCTAGCAGTCTGTTACAGAACTGACTGTTGCTGTCCATGTAGACACTGTTCCTAATGGAGCTTTCTTAATTGTGTGCAAAGAATTGATTTCTTCTTTCTCCTAATCTTGCATTTTAATAAAATCAGTGGTTGAATGGGATTTTGTCAACCATATCCTTATTTCAACAACTCCTGAGGTGTTTGTAGTTTTTAAATTGAGATACTTCTGATGAAAGAGGGGAAAACCTCAAAACTTAAAAGGGAGTTTTGTATTCCTTAGAATGAAATAAATGCTTTTTCACAGACCGATGCCCCatctttccccttcccccttctcctaCATTACTGCTGATGTGAGCAAAAAGACTAAAATATGACTGTATGTATTTAGGGGAAATGTACAGATTGTATTTGCTTATTTGTTCCTTACCTTGCTGTGCTGGGattgctttctttttctgattttgGTAGTTTTAATGCCACTTAATTCTTACGCTTGCATTTCAGCTGATGTGTTTGAATCCAATGGGGCAAATAGCTTTTTACCACAAAGCCCAAGCTATGAGGAagacagtgtggtggaggcaatGCCACCCAGACCAAGGACCACGGAAGACCTTTTTGCAGCCATTCACAGGTATTGCTTAAATTGCCTCATCTGTTTTACTCCAATCTTTGCcattttaaatctatatataGTTTCCCATCACACACATATTGGTTGTTCTTGTTTAACTTTTGATTTAAAAAACCTCACTTTAAATGTATGTAAACCGTAGGTAGAATAATAACATATATGtgtactttttttttactttgcaatAGTCTTCCACTAATTTTGAAACTAATCTTCACTAGAAGCAAATACAGGTTTCATAAATTGTCAACCTTTGTCTCCTTGGTTCTGACTGACTCCttgtttatattgtattgttgctGTCAATCTGCTTGATTTAACATATACTATTGCTTTCTCTGTGTATCTTTTTGTTTTCGTTCCTTCTGCCTTCCATCCCTTTTTACTCTCCGCTGGTTATATGGTGCAGTTTGGGACAGAGGCTCAACTCTAATGCTTCATGGCAAGCTTGGCTTAAACTGGCAAGTAAACATGATGTATCGGTCATATGGCAAAACATATGACAGTAGCTGGATTATAGATTGCCATAATCCAGATGAAGAGGGGATATCTGGGGGCACATCAATTTTGAACCAAACAGTGCAGCACAGACAATCCCTAAGTCTACCTCATTCTCCTTTGATTAAAAGAAAACCTATATACTGGGCTTGTACAGATAAATTACTTGGCTACAGATCTTTAGAAAACAACCATTTCTAAGTAGATTTGGGAACACCCTGAAAATAAAGTGACTAATCTTGCCTTGGAATATCAAATATGAAATATTTGGTTCCACCTTGTGGTCATTTACTGAAACAGGTTCTCGAAATGTAATGGAATTGGCTACATACACTTTCCAGATTTCAGCAGAGTACTTTCTGTACATATGAGCTACATCCTAAGGGCTCCACACACATGGACTTTCTCATTCTGTTCTATATGTAggagggtcaccataaatcattaACAGTTTGACGGCGCAACAATAATTTGCATAGTCTGAATATAAAGAGGTTAAATAAATGCAGATTAGACAGCTTGCTTTTAATTTGTACCTCTGTAGAAAGAGTAATATAATACACAAGTGATTAAGTCTAAATGAAGATTCTTCCCGGAAACCCACAAGTGAATGCCTTACCGTGTCCATATTGAATTAAGTACGTACTCTCTAAAGAAGTGGTATTACTTTGTTACCACTTCTCAATAAGAGAAGGCCAAAGAAGAGGGAATATGCAATTAATATTAGTTCAACATTTGTTTATAGGATGAATTAAAGTGCTTGAATAGCATTAAAATATGGCAACTGCTAATCTGGAAATGACAGTAATTACATTATCTCTTaattagttctttttaaaaatatataagctCTGGTTTTGCCTCACTGAAAATGAATTTATTGTTAAGGGTAGAGTTTCACATCTACACAAGTTCAAGAAACAGCTTTTTAGCTGTTTACCAGCTATACGCAAATTACTATTTTGACAGGAAGGTTACATGCTTgtttagccgctctgagtccccctgcaggggtgagaagagcggggtagaaatgttgtaaataaataaataatagtaactaGCTCTTCACAGAGATTATGAAGTAGTATTTATTGCAACTTTCCTGTCAATTCCTTTGGCAAATTCATTGTGAAATTCTTTACATATGTAATTACTATATACTTTGTAGGTTGCATTCATTAAAAAGAGGCCACTGCACTGAAAAAAATAAGGTTTAACAGGATTCAAGGATTTGCTTTGCAAAATATTAATGAAAAATGAAGCATTGTAGATCATACCTAAATTGAATTAATCCTGGGGGAGGGGaattaaaaagtattttatttcTAAATTAAGATTCTTGTTATTGAAATAccaccatttcttttttttctaatgCCTTCCCCCTATGATCTGTTATACCTCTATTCATCTGCCTGCTTATTAACAAGCACCAGCTTTTTTAAATAGCATGTAGAATAGAAAGCTGATTTTATGCAAATGTCTAATACTGGTTTCCTATTTCTCTCCTGCATTAAAATTGCAGATCCAAAAGGAAAGTCCTTGGCCGCAAAGACTCTGAGGATGACCGTGCCCGAAACCACTCTCCATCACCCCCAGTTACACCAACAGGTGCCTCCCCGAACTTGGCGTCCCTTAAGCAGGCGGGATCAATTCAGAGGAATATTCGCAAGAGCAGCACCAGCAATGACAACTTCAAAGCCCTGCTTCTTAAGAAAGGCAGTCGCTCAGACACCAGCTCTCGCATGTCTGCGGCAGAGATGCTAAAGAATACAGACCCAAGGTTTCAGAGAGCCAAGGCGGACTCTCCTTGGGACCCCAATGACAGCGCCGCAGGTTGCTCTCCGACCAAGAACAAATGGGCACAGGAAGAATGGGCCAAGAGTGAAGGCctcatgccaaggagcctgtccTTCTCCAGCGCTAGATATAGCCGATCTCGGACCCCACCCTCAGCTGCAAGTAGCAAATACAATGTTCGAAACCGGATCCAGAGCAGCCCTATGACTGTTATCTGTGAAGGCGACGTCGAAGCCGTGGAACCTGCAGAGAGCAGGACTCATAGGTCTTTAGAAGAGGATCAAGTGGAGCAAGTAGATGTGTTTGACAGTGATGAAATGGATCTTAATGAAGATGTTGGTTCCGGTGATGATGCCGCAATGCGCCTGGAGTTGTTAACTTAACTGATGACACCAGATCCTTTAAGGATAGAAATATATCCCTCCTATGAAAAGGGTTGAGTGAGGATTAAGATACAAGGCACAGTGATGTTGGGCACTTCCAGAAAGGTGTATCAGTACAATTTCTTTTGCTAAGCACATAGTGTGTGCTTGGGCATGGATACAGCGATGCTGATAATGATACATGGTGTAGTTAGATGGGACTTTCTGGACTGAACGAAACTAGTAGCCAGATTCACGTAAGCCTTAAAATCCTCTAGAGAAAACTAAAATCAAAAAACAACTCGCCAGATAGTGCTGGATTTTGGGTTgcatgtgatttttttctttttctttttttggagggtgtaaacattaaaataagtCTGCAGCAAAGATGGGAAGCTTCTGTGGTACCGGGTGGCAGTTGCTTTTTAAGTGTTATATTTATGAGTAATCTGTTTTGAGCAGGGACAGACAGAATGAAAAACGCAGCCTATTAGAGTTAGTGTAGCTGGCATTGTTCCACCTACTTCTTATAGTGTGGGCTTCTCTGCTGGGCATAACTATGTCATAGTAATACAGCCACAGGCCATCCAAGAGTCtgaattaatattaaaaacaataacaggaAAGAAGAACTGTTGTAACACAGAACTGACTGCTATGCAGTCATATTATGGCCCATCTGTTGGGTTTTTCCATGAGTCATTTCTCCCCTAGATCAATTTACTTTTAATAAAAATTGAAATGTCCTTTGGGCAACATATATAGCTACAGGTTTGTAATAAAAAGGTAAATAATCCAGGGTTGTGGTGAAACAAAATGAGCAAATCGCCATTAGCTTCTTAATTTGAAAGCAAATTTAGCTTAATAGTGGTAGAACTGTTTCCTTTCCAACTTAACTATGTGGGATTTGCATTTCTGACAGCTTGTCTTCGTTAAAACTggggaagattttttaaaagaacatatcACTTGAAATATCAAACATTTGCTAATGTACGGTTACCAAAGAATACATTACAATAACTTTTGCTGTTTGATCTGGAGTCAGCATTTTCTCAATTTGGAAATCTCATCATTTAGGAAACTGTTTAATTTTATTACTTGCAGTGAGTTAAAAATTAACCTTTCCTTATTTGTAAAGAAAGTGACTAAAAAAATCAGCTGCAGTTTtgaacagtttaagaagcagcttttaatttttgaaaacGAGTTTTGCATACATTGATATTgtgtgtttttataatgtttgcaCATAATAGAAGTTCTTAAGATAATGTATGTCCTCCTAATGTTGGGATTTTTACCTTTGTAGATGTTAAGGGGGAAATCATCTATGtagataatttattttaatgaaaaACACTTGTCTTCTTTTCACTTCATCTCTGTATATGTTAGTACTGTATATTTCAGGGGCCTTTACTCAAGAAGGGGGTGGTGACAATGCTGTGACTCTGCTTCAATAAACAAGGCTGCCATTTGTCATTTTTGTGTCTTAAGTTACTAATGTGACGCTTGGAAGCCAGTGACTAGCTGTGTTCAGAAAACTCGTTTGTAGTACTAGCAGCAAAGGTTTATGACATTCTGGCCTAAAAGTATTATTGATGTAAACATAAAGTTAAGCACTCAACTAGTGCTGAGGATGCTAAAGCTCTCAATAGCCTTCTCTTTCCATTGTTGGGGAGGGACCTTCATACATATTCAGATTTGCTATAACATATGCTCAGtgggtggcgtagtgggttaaaccgctgagctgctgaacttgctgaccaaaaggttagtggttcaaatctggggaacggggttagctcccattgttaggcctggctctgccaacctagcagtttgaaaacatgcaaatgtgagtagatcaataggtaccacttctgcgggaaggtaatggcattccatgcagtcatgctggtcacatgatcttggagacatctatggacaacgccggctcttcagcttagaaatggagatgggcaccactccccacagtcagacatgactagacttaatatcaggggaaaacttgACCTTCACCTTATGCTCAGTTGAGGTGAggacaaacatacacatatttatGGAATGCAGCTTCCATTAACCAACAACAACTAGAGAAAAAGGAGTTGGCAAACCTTCTTTTCCCATTTCAGGAAAGACTGAAAAGCTCATGCGCATGTTATGAGTGCATTAGTGTTGCTGGATCATTACCATTACATTTATTAGAACATGCCACATGTCTGATGACCGAGCTTCCTACATTACAAAACTACATTTTATGTTTCTTTACTCAGTCACTAATGATTTTTCCTTATGTCTTCACTACTCTTGaattattaaaacataaaacttacataaaacatttttttttgctttacacACGCAATATTTGGGAGTTTTGAAAAATAAAGGGTATTTCAGAATTATGGATTcactttcaaagcagtatatttcacaatgagaacatgttacaattacacaaaaagttataAATTCTTGAATGTGCtatcaagttttactaaccattttgtGCCAGAAACAAATCTTTAACAGTAACTCTGCAAATGGAGAATATTTCATTAGGCCTTATGTTGTGGAGTGGCCATCTTGCCACTCCATGACATGAAGGGTTTGGGGCTGTTTGTGCATTAGGAGGGATATTTAGCAGAAATTATTTGAACCCTTTCAAATGGTATGGGTTTCATTCATGGGTGTTTCATGGTTACAAAGATAACAGCAATTTCAGATTGGATCCATCTTTTTGAAATAGCTGTAAACATTCCAATATACCACTAAAAAGTACAAAGCTTAAAATTTTGAATGGTATGAATTTATTAGAGAATCATAACTGGTGAGAAGTAGACTTATTATTGAAACCAGtgaaataatgcagttttgcaGCATCATATTCCACAGCCAAACAAAGTTGATGATTTGTACTTGAGCTGATGATAGGAAAATTCCATTGTTTTGATCCATCGGTTAGTAAGCAttacaggataaaaataaattgtaaaaGTCATTAGTTTTCCCCACTAGCAGAGTCATTGACTGCCCATATCTGTTTTGTATCTAAGTGTTTAAAATGAACTACTTTCTATTCTTGGTTCATTTTTTATAGATCACATTTGCTTAGATAGCTGTGAAATTACTGCATGTCTTTTCAAGTTCACTTAGGCTGTTTAATATAGATTACTGTGGGCAGGCTGTATGTAAGATGACCTGACATACTGTCTGCCCCAGTTTAAGTCTTCACTTTAACTGATATAATACtgatttttcatatttattttacatataaTGTATGCATGTTTAGCTTTTGCAGTTTATTCTTCTCTCACCCCCACAGTAATATACACAAGCATAGAAGTAGCAATATATTTTGAAGCACCAACACAATTAGCAATTTTCAGTATTATATTAGCACCTGAACAAAATTTCATTGAAAATAAACCAAGAAAATAGCTAGGAATCTCCCCAAGAAGAGGTGAAAGTTAAAATTTTCCCCATGTTAACATATGGAGTCAAGTAGGTatgataggagcccccagtgacacaatggaataaaaccttgtgccaacaggactgctgaccgaaaagttggctgttcgaatctggcgagtggagtgagctctcatctatcagctccagctcccattgcagagacatgagagaagcttcccccaggatggcaaaacatccaggcgtcccctgggcaacatagttgcagatggccaattctctcacaccagaaataacttgcagtttctcaagttgctcctgacacgaaaaaaaagtagGTATGATAGATGCCACATTTTTAGTTTTCTGATGAAAACATCTGGCCAACCTGCCACATTTCATTGTGGCACCATATTGATCAGTCATATGCTACAGGTTTGCAATAAGGAAGAACACACAGCAAGCATATGAAAGTAGAAAATCCACTTACAGAAGGAGCATCAAACTGTCATGAGTTAAAAGACCAAATTCCTTATTCTGCGGATTTCCAAAATTAATGGGATTCTTCACCAAACAAGACACAACCCAATCTCAtctaggagtccccagtggcgcaatgggttaaacccttgtgccagcaggaccgaagaccaacaagtcagaggtttgaatctgggaagagcgcagatgagctccatttgtcagctccaactccccatgcgggaacatgagagaagcctcccacaaggatggtaaaatatcaaaacatcttggcatgcaaagtccttgcagacagccaattctctcacaccaaaaacaacttgcagtttctcaagtcgctcctgacacagaaaaaaaactcaTCTAAATGAAACACCATCTCAATTCCCAAACTGTGATGAAACATTCCTTTTGTAAGGTGTATATTATTGAATATTTATGGTATATAATAAATATTCATACCATGCAATAGCACCAAATTGCAAGAAAGCCCTTTGTCCATTAAGAGCAAAGACCTCAGAAGCCTAAACCTCActcagtaattactatatttggCACATTCTGTGCCTTAAGGCCCTTGAGGCAGGCACCCTATGGCTCCTATTTTTTGAGAATAACGAACTATAATTTGGTTACTGGAGAAAAGAAACAGGACCAAAGACTGCATCAAGGGATTCTTATCTCCATACTCTCAAATATTTCTTGTTTAAGTCTGAGATTTTATACTCCTGACTTCGGTTGTCTGGAAAACTAGTAATTCAAAAACTCTCAGTACACCATGTGTGTCCGAGTTAAGAAGTTATATAAAAGAGCAATTGCtattaaaaagtcatttttatcATATCTCCAATGTATGTTTCAAATTCTCTAACTTGTGTTCCACTTACTAGCATGGCACTTAATTTGTTTTTAGATACATGGCTGCATACAAGGTCATACTGCAGTCGATATCATATTGGCACAGAAAATTCAGCAGTGGGAAGAATAGGAAAAAATATTAGAAAgcattacacacacaaaaatggattGAATCTgttagaaaaaaatacattttgttaaGGGCACAGTTGGATGTCACAGCTATAATGTGCACCGCTGAGGTTTTAGCTTCTCTTCACAAGCCAAACTTCATTGTGTCTGTTGAGCAATTTGAATGGACTATCATAGCCAGCACTATAATAGTTCTTTTCTTGAAAAGATCTCCCATCCCGCCTCAAGCTTTCAGCAAGAGCCAGTATTTCTTCTTGGTTCTTCTTCGCATTGGCAAATCCTCCAAATgatctgttaaataaataaaaaaagccAAGTGCCATTAAACATTTGCCAAGTAACTATCCAAATGTCTGTACTGAGCCTATTGAGCCTGTGACAAGGAAAAGCTAAGAAATCCACACAAAATTAGCATTCAAACCCAGTATTGGTAGAAAGTTTTCTGCAGATGGACAAAAATTCTAATTATTTAGTATGCTCTGAAAGAATGATATCATTGAGACTTCAACTGATTAgtgtttcttaggcaaggaaaaccCAGAAAAGGTTTTAGCtgatccttcctctgaaatatggcctacAGCTCCTAGTGTTCATTGGTCtctcatctaagtactaaccagggctgatcctgcttagcttccaagttcagatAACATCCGGTACCTTCAGGATATTTATGCGCTTTAAAACAAATTAGTGTGAAGCAGATAAGCTGGTGATCCTAAGGATCTGTCTTTACAGCTTCCCAGCAAGAAATGTCTTGATAGGGCTCAACTTCCTTTTATCAGCATGTATGTCagagccccctggtggcgcagcgggttaaacagctgagctgctgaacttgctgaccaaaagattggcggtttgaatccggggagcagggtaagctcccgctgttaggctcagcttctgccaacctagcagtttgaaaacatgcaaatgtgagtagatcaataggtaccacttctgcaggaaggtaacagcactccatgcagtcatgctggtcacatgatcttggaggcgtctacggacaacaccggctcttcgacttagaaatggagatgagcaccactccccagagtcagacacgactagacttaatgtcaggggaaacctttacctttatcttatatCAGTAAGAATGTGTATAAATACAGGAGTAGTTGtgctgaccaaaaaaaaaaaacaaaaaccaaatttCATATTGTGATAATGGACTATCAACAGCATAAAAATGTTCCATGCAATGGTGTAAGCCACTCTATAAACCAGTTCTCTCAAATGCTTGTTGCTAGATCTACATTCAGTTTTGACTTGGGCAATCATTTCTTGGAAGCACTATTATAGCAAACCAGCATCTCTTTAGAGAAATTATATGCATAGCCAACTGGTAGGTAAGAAATCCTAGCAATTACTGTGGGCTGGTACAATGCCTCCAAATTCCACTTGTGTCTGTTGTAAATTCTTGAGCTATTTTTGAGCCTGACCACAAACATAAACCAGAACCTATTACTGCAACCACAATACGACATTATTAAATGTGTAACAAgtacacaaccagacacagtgcaTACATCTGCACTTGCTCTTTG is a window encoding:
- the NHSL1 gene encoding NHS-like protein 1 isoform X10, whose protein sequence is MVLEKMKKETASKSFRFKANSGSLSRAVSWINFSTLSKQTKRLFRSDGELTSICGQQMDEDESWIYRPQHRNAVSNLDEESRWTVHYTAPWHQQENVFLPSSRPACVEDLHRQAKLNLKSVLRECDKLRRDGYRSSQYYSQGPTFSSSSSAICGSYQDDYEEIEPKCSTPSPEEEKLLSIKRPKTPVSNEFSDINTQTNWTKSLPLPTPEEKMRQQAQAVQTDVIPINVTVGIGKSDFRGHSLYVPEHYSTLGRLESYRSSSMQNCDTKESSCQTEEVKVVPPSVRRIRAQKGQGIAAQMSQLSNSSGNMSVMSDSAGVVFTSRLNNDLGFHSLPRSGARVSLQLLERRHSLSKSREDGTFSHQINRLQVADSTEYMRNDSEVDLLQRSKSQEARCSEGENPACLVSPHATYSTSVIPNATLSSSSEVIAIHTSHGAGPMDGKINSSSSYSKPRDNLVANRMVKTKDPHHSSSGTWNETNSTHNSQPSDLTVSSHSVKVLALGDSGVSLSDAGTLGNGPQSIAYGCRNSMHFPSLSQDSDSKSESSYLVDKTKGKSQNNIEYNGFKHSGNGENLIHKPDCATPGCSTPVSNLSTSSLERVSAKEDSGSLYSVDHDGYYTSMHVDSGLKSGKACNDNNGFGNARHSVINVLDRNEKKFLGDMSNCTDKSLSRSISLKKAKKPPLPPSRTDSLRRMPKKKSQSNGQVLDDTLIASLQHSLQLNLRCKNASSPSQSPSSDYDDPWVLRSRSQSSVSASSSMMSATGLNMYSICAVTPSQSETSSIKSEYADQWGYYSDCPGMPEDQLKSPVGHSANTTPKLNYYNAGRFNNGSRASAPNVPSGLSKPKITSPEKSHRVTSPSSGYSSQSNTPTALTPVPVILKSGSTGNGKPKMKPKVPERKSSLLSSVSVSSSSTSLSSNTSAEGCVNAKKTDPDLNFPLVTPSSLMSPFSADNLPPPPLPSMDGMDLPTPPGSPSFPPPPPEAIINATFPQNVTLFNCQDTSMGHFFPPSPPPFSSPFPSSFAPSSLHLDPKLTKEEYKHTPCTFKKYNQEGSCYSTIKQPLNKDDITRSTVPLVTTQALQMVQLRSVKKAAMSEDEQSIEAVSRTKSQEILTEVQSPLKPCVSVGYSDSLDVSEVNPHGVFDKNFVYNPSQISYPGLIGSYPEHIGGEMPENAANPANFFASNLLPASTEEGPVQNQGSHCDLPSPSLQGQSGSFNKPPGVSPNKKPPPVSKKPKLFLIVPPPQSDVIAEKIAEVGETGRSVLRDAAFAQSSEARDYPTDGLCSYEMDSGHLVPEGGAVGPPSSETLETNGLTLKSRQEEQPCEGIRSDRNGDGVSRTDRQLSKEEESADVFESNGANSFLPQSPSYEEDSVVEAMPPRPRTTEDLFAAIHRSKRKVLGRKDSEDDRARNHSPSPPVTPTGASPNLASLKQAGSIQRNIRKSSTSNDNFKALLLKKGSRSDTSSRMSAAEMLKNTDPRFQRAKADSPWDPNDSAAGCSPTKNKWAQEEWAKSEGLMPRSLSFSSARYSRSRTPPSAASSKYNVRNRIQSSPMTVICEGDVEAVEPAESRTHRSLEEDQVEQVDVFDSDEMDLNEDVGSGDDAAMRLELLT
- the NHSL1 gene encoding NHS-like protein 1 isoform X9; protein product: MFCMKAVSNLDEESRWTVHYTAPWHQQENVFLPSSRPACVEDLHRQAKLNLKSVLRECDKLRRDGYRSSQYYSQGPTFSSSSSAICGSYQDDYEEIEPKSSLLDCLPQSCLNACCCLIPWKIKCSTPSPEEEKLLSIKRPKTPVSNEFSDINTQTNWTKSLPLPTPEEKMRQQAQAVQTDVIPINVTGENFDRQASIRRSLIYTDTVVRRPKKVKRRKTITGIPDNIQRELVGIGKSDFRGHSLYVPEHYSTLGRLESYRSSSMQNCDTKESSCQTEEVKVVPPSVRRIRAQKGQGIAAQMSQLSNSSGNMSVMSDSAGVVFTSRLNNDLGFHSLPRSGARVSLQLLERRHSLSKSREDGTFSHQINRLQVADSTEYMRNDSEVDLLQRSKSQEARCSEGENPACLVSPHATYSTSVIPNATLSSSSEVIAIHTSHGAGPMDGKINSSSSYSKPRDNLVANRMVKTKDPHHSSSGTWNETNSTHNSQPSDLTVSSHSVKVLALGDSGVSLSDAGTLGNGPQSIAYGCRNSMHFPSLSQDSDSKSESSYLVDKTKGKSQNNIEYNGFKHSGNGENLIHKPDCATPGCSTPVSNLSTSSLERVSAKEDSGSLYSVDHDGYYTSMHVDSGLKSGKACNDNNGFGNARHSVINVLDRNEKKFLGDMSNCTDKSLSRSISLKKAKKPPLPPSRTDSLRRMPKKKSQSNGQVLDDTLIASLQHSLQLNLRCKNASSPSQSPSSDYDDPWVLRSRSQSSVSASSSMMSATGLNMYSICAVTPSQSETSSIKSEYADQWGYYSDCPGMPEDQLKSPVGHSANTTPKLNYYNAGRFNNGSRASAPNVPSGLSKPKITSPEKSHRVTSPSSGYSSQSNTPTALTPVPVILKSGSTGNGKPKMKPKVPERKSSLLSSVSVSSSSTSLSSNTSAEGCVNAKKTDPDLNFPLVTPSSLMSPFSADNLPPPPLPSMDGMDLPTPPGSPSFPPPPPEAIINATFPQNVTLFNCQDTSMGHFFPPSPPPFSSPFPSSFAPSSLHLDPKLTKEEYKHTPCTFKKYNQEGSCYSTIKQPLNKDDITRSTVPLVTTQALQMVQLRSVKKAAMSEDEQSIEAVSRTKSQEILTEVQSPLKPCVSVGYSDSLDVSEVNPHGVFDKNFVYNPSQISYPGLIGSYPEHIGGEMPENAANPANFFASNLLPASTEEGPVQNQGSHCDLPSPSLQGQSGSFNKPPGVSPNKKPPPVSKKPKLFLIVPPPQSDVIAEKIAEVGETGRSVLRDAAFAQSSEARDYPTDGLCSYEMDSGHLVPEGGAVGPPSSETLETNGLTLKSRQEEQPCEGIRSDRNGDGVSRTDRQLSKEEESADVFESNGANSFLPQSPSYEEDSVVEAMPPRPRTTEDLFAAIHRSKRKVLGRKDSEDDRARNHSPSPPVTPTGASPNLASLKQAGSIQRNIRKSSTSNDNFKALLLKKGSRSDTSSRMSAAEMLKNTDPRFQRAKADSPWDPNDSAAGCSPTKNKWAQEEWAKSEGLMPRSLSFSSARYSRSRTPPSAASSKYNVRNRIQSSPMTVICEGDVEAVEPAESRTHRSLEEDQVEQVDVFDSDEMDLNEDVGSGDDAAMRLELLT